The following is a genomic window from Acidobacteriota bacterium.
TGGCATCGCGCCCGGTCAGGATCACGTGGAGCATGGCTGGTTTCTTCTTCAAGAAGTCCACCACGTCTTCCACGGGCAAGAAGCCATAACTAAGCGCGTAGTTGATTTCATCCAGAATGACCAAATCATACTTTCCGGACAGAATCTCTGCGCTGGCTGCTTGCCAGGCCTCCCGGACCATGCGCTTATCAACTTCAATATCTTTGCTCTCCCAGGTGAAACCGTGCCCCATCGGACGGATTTCGAAGGTCCCGAGCTTCGGAGCGCTCCGCAGCTCTCCGTACTTCCATTTCCCTTTGAAGAACTGGAGCATGCTCACTTTCATCCCATAACCGCAGGCGCGTAGCGCGACCCCCAAGGCCGCCGTCGTCTTTCCCTTCCCATTGCCGGTGTTGACGATAATCAGGCCTTTCTTTTTCTTCGCCGTGGCTCCGGCTCGTTCAATTTTTACCTTCACGGTTTGTCTCTCCTCGATTGGAAGGCTTTCGGATGAAGCTCTTTCGCAAGCTGCTCCAACGCATCAAAAACAACGGGGCTTGGATGGAAGAGCCGCTCGCTCAGGTAAATCACATGATGATCCCTGAGCGCCTGAAGATGGTCCCAGCCGGCGTGGGCTTTGAGGTCTTCCTCCGTAATCCCGCCGTGGGCACCTCGGACCAGCAGGATGTAATCCGGTGACAGATGCAGCATCTCCTCCAGGCTGATTTGCGGCCACCCCTGCTGGATATTCGCGGTAACTGATTGCGCTCCGGCATATGAAATAACATCGGTCACGAACGATTTGCTGCCGGCCGTGATCAGCGGGTCATACCAGATAACGACGAGAACCTTCGGCCGCGGTAGTCCCTTCACGCGTGCAACCACGGCCGCGCGTTGCGCTTCCAGGTGCTTCACCAACGTTCGAGCCTGACGGCTTCGGTTGAGCGCATCGCCAACATCCTGGACTGACGCCAGAATCCCCTGCAACCCCTGGGGGTCCACCACAAAAACGGGTATCCCCACGTGTTCCAGCTCATCAACAGTCTCTTCCCTGTTGATTTCAGCCATGGCCAGTACCAGGTCCGGATGAAGCGAAACAATTTTCTCTAATGAGGGATCGGTCAAACCGCCCACGCTCGGTTTCGCCTGCGCCTCCGGCGGGTAATCTGTATAATCCGTTACGCCCACCACAACCTTTCCCAGACCCAGCGCATAAACCGTTTCGGTGAGACTCGGGGCCAGGCAAACAACACGCTGGGGGTTATCGGGCAGAGTTACGCGCCGGCCCAGTTCGTCCTTCAATCCTCGTGAAGCGAGCACAGGGGCGCACATCAAGAGAGACCAACCGGCCAGAATCGCTACTCGCTTGAAAAGTCTTCGCATTAGTCTCCCGCCTTCAAGAGCATCTTCTGCTTTGCGCGTTGAACATTCTCGACGAAAGTTCCCGCGAGTCCCGGGCTGGAAAGGAAGTGAAGATGAATGTAGCTGGCCAATACATTCTTGACGTGGAAGCCTTCGGCTTCTTCGCGTCGGCCAAGCGTGTAACGGACCCTGTATGCTTGGTCTATCGGCTCCGGCCCCATAATCGTCGAACAGTGGAAGCTGTGCCCGCGAGCACGAGTCCCGGCCGTTCCCCAAAGGCAATCCGTCGTCAGGCAAAGCTCTGCATAACCAAAATTCACCAGGCGATCGGTCATCTGTACGCCCAACGGCAGAATGCCCGCCATGGGAAAAGCTTTGCCGTCGCGAGTCACTATTTGATTGGCCAGGTACATCAGGCCGCCGCACTCGGCGTAGATGGCTCCTCCTTCGTCCGCGAATTTCTTCACTGAGGCGATCATTCCTTCATTCGCGCTGAGCTGGCCGGCGTAGAGCTCCGGATATCCACCGCCGAAGTAGAGGGCATCGAGCTTTGCGGGCAGCCCGGCGTCCTTCATGGGGCTGAATTCCACAATTTCAGCGCCAGCCCCGCGAAGTGCGTCGAGGTTGTCTTCATAGTAGAAGCAAAAGGCTCGATCACGAGCGACACCGACACGCGCGCGGGAGACTGTCGGTGCTGATTGCCCTTCAGTGGGCGCGGCAACGAAAGACTTGGCAGATTCCAACAGCTTTTCCAGGTCGATATTCCCTTCCGCTATTTCGGCGAGCACGCTCAACTTCGAGTCCGGCAACAGGTCTTCGCCTGCGGTAAATAACCCAAGGTATCGTTCCGGGACTTGAATCCGCTCATCCCGCGGCATGTAACCCAAGGAAGCAGCGCCGCACGCGCTTTCAACCGCGTCACGGAGCAAGGCATAGTGAGTTGGCCCCGCTACCTTATTGAAGATCACACCGAGTATTCTCACTTCACGATCAAAAGTCTCAAACCCGTGCACCAGGGGGGCCACGCTTCGCGCAACCTTGGAGGCATCGACTACAAAGACGACCGGTAGGCCCAGGAGCTTTGCCATTTCTGCCGTGCTGCCCGTTTCGGATTTTCCGCTTGCGCCGTCGAAGAGCCCCATCACTCCTTCCACGATACAAACGTCAGCGCCCGCCGCATTGCGACAGAAGATATCGCGATTTTTGTCGGCTGGGAGCATCCATCCGTCCAGGTTGCGCGATGAGCGCCTGCAGGCGCGAGTATGGTGTCCCGCATCGATGAAATCCGGCCCGCATTTGAAAGGCTGGACCTGCATTCCCCGTCTCCGGAATGCCGCCATCAGGGCCAGCGTCACGGTGGTTTTGCCCACTCCGCTAGCCGGACCCGCAACAACAAATCCTTTAATCATTTCAGGCATTGATACACCGCACGACCGCGCCAGTTTCCAGAAAGTCGATGACATTCACCGCGCAAGAATCCTGCGCCAGCCGAAACAGATTTTGCGCGGGCAAGCCCAGAACTTTTCCCAGAGTGAAGCGAATTACCCCGGCGTGGGTGACGATGAGGGCGCATTGCCCTCGATTCGCTGCGACGATCCCGCTTACTCCCGCTGCTATGCGTTTCTTGAACCGGCTGAGGGGCTCGGCGCCAGGGATCGTCTGGCGCGGAAACCGCTCGACCCATAAAGCGGCCAGCTTGGGAAAGCGCCTGACGATCTGATTCCACGAAAGTCCCTCCCACTGGCCGAATTGCATCTCCCGCAAGTCCGGCCGAACATCCACTTCGAGTCCAAAGGTCTGAGCGACGGCGTTCGCGGTCTGGCGCGCACGCCGCAAATCGCTCGAATACACGGCCCGGACAGGGTATTGCGAACACTTCTCGCACAGGAGACGCAGTTCCCGCCGGCCCGCACTCGTCAGAGAAACGTCCCTGTGACCCTGAAAGCGCCCATTGCCCTCTGCGGTCGCGTGTCTGACCAGGAGCAGCCGGCAAGTTGTCGCGGGCAGGTCTCTACCGCTCCGTTGTTTTCCTTCCCCAGTTCTCATAAAAAATCAGTTCTTCCAAAGGAAGCCGTGCAAGCCAGCCCGCACTTTCCAGTTCCGGACGCGGCGCAAATTCCGATACGTATCCGACGCAAAGATAAGCCACGGGAATGATATGAGAGGGAATTCCTAAAATTTGACGAAGCTTGACGGGGTCAAAAACACTTACCCAACCCACGCCTAATCCCTCGGCCCGCGCCGCCAGCCAGAAGTTCTGTACTGCACAACAAGTGCTGTAAACGTCGGTTTCAGGAATAGTGTGGCGGCCCAACACGTGTGGTCCATTGCGGGTTGGATCGCAGGTGACGCAGAGATTGACCGGGGATTCCAGAATCCCCTCCAGCTTCAGGCGCGAGTAAATCTCCCTCTTCTCGCCATCAAATACCTTAATGGCCTCCTTGTTTGCTTCCTGGAAGATATCCTTCACCTGCTTCTTCATGCCCTTGCTGCGGATGACGATGAACGACCACGGCTGCATGAATCCCACCGAGCCGCTGTGATGGGCCGCATCCAGCAGTTTGTGAAGTAGTGCGTCCGGAACCGGATCGTCAAGAAACTTCCCGCGCACATCGCGACGCTTGTAAATGGCGTCATAGACGCCCTGCTTTTCTCTTGCGCCAAACTCCAGTGAATGATTTCGCATTGAGGTGTTTTCCCCCATCATCCCATGACGACGCCGGTCAAATAGACCGCCACTTCTGTGACGTGGTTTGTTGCCCCCAGGCAATCACCGGTAACTCCTCCGATCCTGCGGTGGTAATAGGCTCCGCTCGCTGCCGTGATCACCACCGCTGCCAACATCACCCATACCGCCTTCGCCCCCAGAGCAACCCCCACAATTACGACTGTCAGGAGAGTTCCCGTTACCAGGGAGAAGGTCGTAATCTTCCCGGCCACCCGGGCGCCTTGCCCGCTTTGCTCCCGGGCCGGCGGCAAAAAGAAAGCCAGCGGCAATGCGGTCCAACGGCAGGCCACCTGCCCCGCCACCAGATAGCTGTCAAACCTTTGCGGCGGAATGTTTCTGAGAAAAACAAAGCGGGCAAGTAGCGCGAGTGCGATAGCCAGTACACCAAAACTTCCAACGCGACTGTCCCGCATGATGCTGAGAATCTCATCCTTTCCCCAGCCGCCACCGAAGCCGTCTGCAGCGTCCGCCAAAGCGTCTTCGTGGAGACCGCCCGTGACGGCAACAAGGAAGACGAGAACAAGGACGATCACAACATCGTGGCCGACAAACCTGGAGAAAACCTGATTCAAGAATATGGCTCCTGCACTCACCAGTAATCCCACGAGAGGGAAAAACGCTGCCGACCCTGCCAGGGCATCCGGCCCAACCTGCATCCCGTGGGGTACCGGCAGCCTCGTCAAAAAGGCCACGGCACTCAGGAAAAGTTTCAGGAGCCGCTTCATGCCGATGCCTCGCTGACGCCGGCCGACGAGAACGTGGCCATCTCGTCTAACAGCTTCGCAGCCGCTTCAATCAGCGTCATGGCCAGGGCTGCGCCCGTGCCTTCACCGAGTCTCATTCGCAAATCCAAAAGGGGTGTTTCTCCTACAAATTCCAGTAGCGCAGCGTGTCCCGGTTCCGGCGACCGGTGTCCGGCAAAAAGAAACTGCCTGACTTTGGGCTCCACGGCGCAGGCGACGGCCGCGGCCGCAGTTGAGATAAAGCCATCGATGACCACCGGAATTCGCCGGGCGGCCGCACCGATAATCAAGCCCGTGAGGCCGGCAATTTCCAGGCCTCCAACCTTTCGCAACAGGTCAAGAGGATCGGATGGGTCGGGCCGGTTTACCTCCAGGGCCCGCTCGATGACTTCGATCTTCCGCCTTAGACCGGGCTCATCCAAACCCGTCCCGCGGCCTGTCACCTGCGCGACCGGCCGGCCCGTCAGGACGGAGGTGATGGCGCTGGCGGCTGTCGTATTGCCGATTCCCATCTCGCCGGTTCCGATGAGGGTGTGGCCCTGCTTCTTGGCCAGGTCCGCCAGTTCAATCCCGATTCCCAGCGCTGAATAGAGTTCGGCTTCATTCATCGCAGGCCCTTGGGCCATATTCCGCGTTCCGCGGCAGACCTTCACGTGCACGAGACCTGCGACTTCACGCATATCGCCATCGACACCGATATCCACAACCACCACGTCAATCCCACAGTGCCGGGAGAGAACATTGATCGCCGCCCCTCCGGCAAGGAAATTGCGCACCATCTGTCTTGTCACCGCTTTGGGATAAGCGCTGACTCCCTCATCCGTAACTCCGTGATCGGCAGCCAGGGTGAAGATCGCCTTCCTGGCGCATCGAGGGCGTTCTTCCTCGCGAATCGCAACCAGGCGGATCGCGATCTCCTCCAGGCGGCCTAAACTTCCCGGCGGTTTGGTCAGACTATCCAACCGGGCCACAGCTCGTGCTTGCCATTCCGGCGCGAGCAATGGCACGGATGCAAGGCTGTCCCGAAAAGTGTTCCCATCATTGCTGTATTCGATGATCATCTTCCTCCCTCTTAATGCCCGCGACCTTTCGGCCTTCGACCCAGAGGACCGTTACGCGGGCATTCGGCTGAGGGAAATCCCAAAGCCTGGCCAGTGGCGCCCCCAAGCGGCGCACACGAGGAGTGCATTGATTACCCCGTGACTGACGATCAGGACGCTGCTGCCCGTGGAGGTCTTTGTGAAATCGTGCAAGAAGCCCGTGGCTCGACGATAGGCTTCTTGCAGTGACTCCCCGCCACGGGGCCGCACACGATCCGGCCTTGACTGCCACCTCTCGAACTCGTCTGGGAAATCACGGGCAATCCGGTCCATCGTCAGGCCCGACCACGCCCCGTGGTCAATCTCTCGCAGGCGCGGCTCAACCATCACCGGGCAGTCTCTCCCATGGCGCTGGAGCAGCGTGGCGGTGTGGAGTGCGCGCCTGAGCGGGCTCGTGTACACCTTCAACGCCCGCAGACTCGAAAAGCGTTTGGCGATCCGCCTACCCTGAGTGATCCCTATTTCGTTCAGCCCCACATCTAAAATCCCTTGTAACCGCCGGTCGCGATTCCAGTCGGTTTCTCCATGGCGAACCAGATAAATGCGAGTCACATTGTCCTTAGGCCGCGGGTCTGTCCTTGACGATCAGCGGCAAGCCTGCAACCATCAGGATCACTCGGTCGGCTACTTTGGCAATTTGTTGGTTCAATTCCCCGAGAAAGTCCCGGTAATCGCGCCCACTCCGATATGGGGGAACGACCCCGCAACCGACCTCATTTGACACGATGATCACGGAAGCCTCGACGTCTCGCACGGCCTCGCAGAGGAGTTGGATGTGGTCTCGAACCTTTCTGCGCCCACTTCTCTTGCGGCCCATGAGATTGGCCATATAGAGGGTCAGGCAATCAATAAGCAGCAGATCACCCTGCGGACCTGCCTCCCGCAGAGCACGGTCGAGCCCCATGGAAACCTCGATGGTCTTCCACGACGAAGGTCGCTCGCGACGGTGTTGCGCGATCCGGGCTCGCATCTCCGCGTCATCGCGGTGTGCCGTGGCGATATAGACAACTCGCTTGAAGGCGGAGGCAAGTTCTTGCGCGTAACGACTCTTTCCGCTGCGAGCTCCGCCCAATACGAGCGTCACCATCTTCGGTGGACCCGATTGCATACGCCAAAAAACCTAGCGTTCTGACGGGAAAGACACTTAGAGCTTCCTGGCTGGAGATGTCAAATAAATTGACTGCCTGCGAATGCCCATCGACTCTCCCATCGAAGTCGAATCAAGCTGCTGTGAGAGCCTGGTCGGTCTCCTGACTCGCGCATCATCTTCCCGGAACTGCCTTCCCAGAGTTTCTACTCCAGTGGCTTGCTTCGCTCCGGTTCTCCGCGCTTACAGTGGCGTGGGCCGTGCCGGGTTTACACCGGCTTCCCAAATTAACCAAGCGTATAGATTTATAGCGCAGTGCAAAGGAGGGAGTCAAGCCAAAGTTTTGCCCACAACAAAACGCACGATGCAGAAGACCGGTTTGAAAGCAGTCCCGACGCAAATTCGAAGTTATACCTGGATTACCGATGATGTGTAGTCTTGCAACCTTCGGAGCAGATGGATCGGATAACTCTCTCGGTGTAGATGTGCATCCCCTGACTCTTCTGAGTTAGCATTCGAGGAAGTCTGTGGTGGCAGTGCATGCGTTCGAACGGCGTAGCCTTAGCCGATGCTGACATCCCCGGACTCGGCAAGGCTGTCAAGGCACGCCGGAAAGCACGCAGCGGGCGAAACCCTCACACGGGGGAGGCCATCAAGATTCCGGTTACGACCGTGGTGAAATTCCGCTTGGCGAAAACCTTCAAAGATGCCGTGTTTCCACCCAAAAAGAAATAGCTAGGACCGCTTGCGCCCCAAATAATCTCGTTGAGCCCGACGGTCGAACAGGCGGGCGTGCGCTGCGCTGATCGCTGGCCCCCCTCAGAGCCTACTTGAAGCAGGGCAAGATTTTCCGTTGGGTTCTCCTTCAAGATTTCGATTGCTTCGGCGATCAGAAGGACTTGCAACTCTGCCATCCCTCACCCCACTTTGATTCTAACTTGCTTCATCAGAGGCACAGAACCGTAGGTTCAGGTCCAAGCCACCCACTGCTGGTATTCTCGGGAGCTTGTTTCATCAACGGGCTAGAGTTGTGAAACTTGCCGCCATCATCCAGGATGTCGTTGAGGTGAGTGATCTCATCGAATTGGATCGAGCCGCTGGATTAGTTACCACACTGCTATTCAAACCTCGGGGATTATTCCAGCGGACGAGGGTTCACGCCCGCGCAGGTCAGCCCCCTCGATTGGTACTCTGCCAGACGATCCTCCAGCGGCTATCCGGCAGTTTGATCCAGATTAACCCTTTTGCTGGCGTGCCCCTCGCGAGGCGGTAAAGCGCCGCGATACGCTCATAAAAGCCGCGGATCTGCGAGCGGTCCCGGTACCCGAATCGCCGATAGTCAAGGTGATGGCAAAATTCATGGCATAGCGTACTAAGAAAGGTCGCGAAAGAAGTGACTTGCTTGCGGGCCGCGGTCTTCATCCAGACGCGGATGAGCCGGGGTTGAGGGTCGTAATCTCCGAAGCGCTCGGTGGGTCGCGCTTGACATCGAGCAATTGTGAAGTGTACAGTTCAGATAGACGAACTGGATAGTGTTATCTAACAGCCAGGAGAGAAAAGTGACAATTGTAGTTTCCGCCCTTGGCGCACGGACTAATTTCGGCAAGCTGCTACGGCAAGTCGAAGATGAACGTCGTTCTCTCGTGATCGAGAAGCGCGGCACACCCAAAGCGGTGATGCTCAGCATCCGGGATTATGTGCGCTTAGCTTCGCCCGAGCCGGAGGTGCTTCGCATCATCGGCGAGGAATCGCGGCGCAAGGGCACGGCCAACCTTACCTCGCGGCAGATTGACTGGATCATTAAATCCACTCGCGCCAAAAAGCGGAAGCGAGGGTGATCCCGCTTCGGGTTGTGCTCGATACCAACATCGTCGTGTCAGCGGCCCTCAAGCCAGATGGACTCCAGCGCACCGTTCTGCTGTTGGCAATCACCAAACCGGCGAGCCTCTACATCTCCGATACCATTCTCGAAGAATACCAGGAAGTGCTCGCCCGCCCCGAGCTTCAGATTCGCAAGGGCCTCCGGCAGCAACTCCTTCAGCTAGTTCGGAGCCATGCGCATCGCGTCAATCCATCGCGGCCTCTTCAGGTGACTCACGACCCAGACGACAATAAGTTTCTCGAATGCGCCGATGCTGCCCGCGCCGATTACCTGGTCACCGGCAACCAGAAGCACTTTCCTAGATTCTGGAAGAAAACCACGGTGATCACATCCCGTGATTTCATAAGCATAGTGGCACGGCATTTGATTCCCTGAACGACCTGGCGGGCGCTGCTTTAGCTATGTGCAAATGAATCCCCCATCAGTGGCACCGATTTAGGACCCGCATGAATACTGGCCTCCACACATATGTGTGTGCAACTTGTGTGCGGCGTTTAGCTCCCGAAGATAAATCTGGATGACTGGAGAATACGGGCACACCTTCTAACCAAGAATATTCAAGTTTCAATACAAGCCGAAAACTCTACCAGCAACCGCAGCAGCCTTTCTGGAGGTCTGGAGCAATCCAGCACTGGTCAGGTTATGGCCGTTTAGCCGCCCAATCACTGCCCATTCTCAGGGCGTGCGGAGTTTGCGCTTCGGTAGCGAGCTTTGTGAGGCGGTTGGAGAGCCGACCCAGAAAACTACAGGTAGGGCCGGCAGGCAGCGAACGCC
Proteins encoded in this region:
- a CDS encoding histidine phosphatase family protein, with the translated sequence MTRIYLVRHGETDWNRDRRLQGILDVGLNEIGITQGRRIAKRFSSLRALKVYTSPLRRALHTATLLQRHGRDCPVMVEPRLREIDHGAWSGLTMDRIARDFPDEFERWQSRPDRVRPRGGESLQEAYRRATGFLHDFTKTSTGSSVLIVSHGVINALLVCAAWGRHWPGFGISLSRMPA
- a CDS encoding cobalamin-binding protein, giving the protein MRRLFKRVAILAGWSLLMCAPVLASRGLKDELGRRVTLPDNPQRVVCLAPSLTETVYALGLGKVVVGVTDYTDYPPEAQAKPSVGGLTDPSLEKIVSLHPDLVLAMAEINREETVDELEHVGIPVFVVDPQGLQGILASVQDVGDALNRSRQARTLVKHLEAQRAAVVARVKGLPRPKVLVVIWYDPLITAGSKSFVTDVISYAGAQSVTANIQQGWPQISLEEMLHLSPDYILLVRGAHGGITEEDLKAHAGWDHLQALRDHHVIYLSERLFHPSPVVFDALEQLAKELHPKAFQSRRDKP
- the cobU gene encoding bifunctional adenosylcobinamide kinase/adenosylcobinamide-phosphate guanylyltransferase encodes the protein MVTLVLGGARSGKSRYAQELASAFKRVVYIATAHRDDAEMRARIAQHRRERPSSWKTIEVSMGLDRALREAGPQGDLLLIDCLTLYMANLMGRKRSGRRKVRDHIQLLCEAVRDVEASVIIVSNEVGCGVVPPYRSGRDYRDFLGELNQQIAKVADRVILMVAGLPLIVKDRPAA
- a CDS encoding histidine phosphatase family protein codes for the protein MRTGEGKQRSGRDLPATTCRLLLVRHATAEGNGRFQGHRDVSLTSAGRRELRLLCEKCSQYPVRAVYSSDLRRARQTANAVAQTFGLEVDVRPDLREMQFGQWEGLSWNQIVRRFPKLAALWVERFPRQTIPGAEPLSRFKKRIAAGVSGIVAANRGQCALIVTHAGVIRFTLGKVLGLPAQNLFRLAQDSCAVNVIDFLETGAVVRCINA
- the bluB gene encoding 5,6-dimethylbenzimidazole synthase, with the protein product MRNHSLEFGAREKQGVYDAIYKRRDVRGKFLDDPVPDALLHKLLDAAHHSGSVGFMQPWSFIVIRSKGMKKQVKDIFQEANKEAIKVFDGEKREIYSRLKLEGILESPVNLCVTCDPTRNGPHVLGRHTIPETDVYSTCCAVQNFWLAARAEGLGVGWVSVFDPVKLRQILGIPSHIIPVAYLCVGYVSEFAPRPELESAGWLARLPLEELIFYENWGRKTTER
- a CDS encoding putative toxin-antitoxin system toxin component, PIN family gives rise to the protein MIPLRVVLDTNIVVSAALKPDGLQRTVLLLAITKPASLYISDTILEEYQEVLARPELQIRKGLRQQLLQLVRSHAHRVNPSRPLQVTHDPDDNKFLECADAARADYLVTGNQKHFPRFWKKTTVITSRDFISIVARHLIP
- the cobT gene encoding nicotinate-nucleotide--dimethylbenzimidazole phosphoribosyltransferase, producing the protein MIIEYSNDGNTFRDSLASVPLLAPEWQARAVARLDSLTKPPGSLGRLEEIAIRLVAIREEERPRCARKAIFTLAADHGVTDEGVSAYPKAVTRQMVRNFLAGGAAINVLSRHCGIDVVVVDIGVDGDMREVAGLVHVKVCRGTRNMAQGPAMNEAELYSALGIGIELADLAKKQGHTLIGTGEMGIGNTTAASAITSVLTGRPVAQVTGRGTGLDEPGLRRKIEVIERALEVNRPDPSDPLDLLRKVGGLEIAGLTGLIIGAAARRIPVVIDGFISTAAAAVACAVEPKVRQFLFAGHRSPEPGHAALLEFVGETPLLDLRMRLGEGTGAALAMTLIEAAAKLLDEMATFSSAGVSEASA
- the cobO gene encoding cob(I)yrinic acid a,c-diamide adenosyltransferase → MKVKIERAGATAKKKKGLIIVNTGNGKGKTTAALGVALRACGYGMKVSMLQFFKGKWKYGELRSAPKLGTFEIRPMGHGFTWESKDIEVDKRMVREAWQAASAEILSGKYDLVILDEINYALSYGFLPVEDVVDFLKKKPAMLHVILTGRDAKPEVIQIADMVTEMREIKHPFHKGIVAQKGIEF
- a CDS encoding type II toxin-antitoxin system Phd/YefM family antitoxin, coding for MTIVVSALGARTNFGKLLRQVEDERRSLVIEKRGTPKAVMLSIRDYVRLASPEPEVLRIIGEESRRKGTANLTSRQIDWIIKSTRAKKRKRG
- a CDS encoding cobyrinate a,c-diamide synthase → MIKGFVVAGPASGVGKTTVTLALMAAFRRRGMQVQPFKCGPDFIDAGHHTRACRRSSRNLDGWMLPADKNRDIFCRNAAGADVCIVEGVMGLFDGASGKSETGSTAEMAKLLGLPVVFVVDASKVARSVAPLVHGFETFDREVRILGVIFNKVAGPTHYALLRDAVESACGAASLGYMPRDERIQVPERYLGLFTAGEDLLPDSKLSVLAEIAEGNIDLEKLLESAKSFVAAPTEGQSAPTVSRARVGVARDRAFCFYYEDNLDALRGAGAEIVEFSPMKDAGLPAKLDALYFGGGYPELYAGQLSANEGMIASVKKFADEGGAIYAECGGLMYLANQIVTRDGKAFPMAGILPLGVQMTDRLVNFGYAELCLTTDCLWGTAGTRARGHSFHCSTIMGPEPIDQAYRVRYTLGRREEAEGFHVKNVLASYIHLHFLSSPGLAGTFVENVQRAKQKMLLKAGD
- the cobS gene encoding adenosylcobinamide-GDP ribazoletransferase → MKRLLKLFLSAVAFLTRLPVPHGMQVGPDALAGSAAFFPLVGLLVSAGAIFLNQVFSRFVGHDVVIVLVLVFLVAVTGGLHEDALADAADGFGGGWGKDEILSIMRDSRVGSFGVLAIALALLARFVFLRNIPPQRFDSYLVAGQVACRWTALPLAFFLPPAREQSGQGARVAGKITTFSLVTGTLLTVVIVGVALGAKAVWVMLAAVVITAASGAYYHRRIGGVTGDCLGATNHVTEVAVYLTGVVMG